In Corvus cornix cornix isolate S_Up_H32 chromosome 28, ASM73873v5, whole genome shotgun sequence, one genomic interval encodes:
- the PRAM1 gene encoding PML-RARA-regulated adapter molecule 1 isoform X3 — translation MEDGDLKPGCVASVPTQFPLQDAPSGTGDGDEIYDDVEPVGLARSPGLLLSSVSQLPVHPRPRGGGDAGRASNRVTLLAAAQRESQVSQKMKTRTLKECKKEEKMDREFQKKFKFEGSINVLTQMMVDPAATERRGGGKNLPLRRGEILDVIQFTNQEQILCRNSQRRYGYVPRAVMLPLDTDIYDDVEIYG, via the exons ATGGAAGATG GTGACCTGAAGCCAGGCTGTGTTGCATCAGTGCCCACACAGTTCCCACTGCAGGATGCTCCGAGTGGCACGGG ggatggagatgaGATATACGACGACGTCGAGCCTGTTGGGTTGGCCAGAAGCCCAGGCCTTCTGCTATCTTCTGTGTCCCAGCTGCCAGTGCATCCCCGCCCCAGAGGAG GTGGAGATGCTGGCCGAGCCTCGAACAGGGTTACCTTGctggcagctgcacagag AGAATCCCAGGTCTCCCAGAAGATGAAGACCAGGACACTCAAGGAATgcaagaaggaagagaagatggACAGGGagtttcagaagaaattcaag tttgaagGCAGCATCAACGTCCTGACTCAGATGATGGTCGACCCTGCAGCAACAGAgaggaggggtggagggaagaaCCTGCCACTGAGACGGGGAGAAATCCTTGATGTCATTCAGTTTACAAATCAGGAGCAAATCCTCTGCCGGAACAGCCAGAGGAGGT ATGGCTACGTGCCCCGGGCTGTGATGCTGCCTCT GGACACTGACATCTATGATGACGTTGAGATTTATG GCTGA
- the PRAM1 gene encoding PML-RARA-regulated adapter molecule 1 isoform X1, producing the protein MTHVEERDTVVRHLRAKFQENRKEPPKVGGWPESRPAGSHGPEPGQMPAMASKGDPPPEPPWSRRVGCSRASPSHSTGQSLGQPSPQPACETPAQTVRQRKGMAQDANFHPVPAKPGGNVFNKKVGPGSAPPHRKAAQQTRPPAKDKGAPAVLAKDAAVAAPLFSVGGPQRAEHPVLPRRKPLPHVRALGVKPAKPQRPPVVDLAKFRAAVHPGTSVRPATEPPRSAQLGDLKPGCVASVPTQFPLQDAPSGTGDGDEIYDDVEPVGLARSPGLLLSSVSQLPVHPRPRGGGDAGRASNRVTLLAAAQRESQVSQKMKTRTLKECKKEEKMDREFQKKFKFEGSINVLTQMMVDPAATERRGGGKNLPLRRGEILDVIQFTNQEQILCRNSQRRYGYVPRAVMLPLDTDIYDDVEIYG; encoded by the exons ATG ACGCATGTGGAGGAGAGAGACACTGTGGTGAGGCACCTTCGGGCAAAGTTCCAAGAGAACAGGAAAGAACCTCCCAAAGTGGGTGGCTGGCCAGAGAGTCGCCCTGCAGGCTCCCATGGACCAGAACCAGGACAGATGCCTGCCATGGCCTCCAAGGGTGATCCTCCTCCAGAGCccccctggagcaggagggtgggctgcagcagggcctcTCCATCTCACAGTACAGGTCAGAGTCTGGGACAGCCTTCACCACAGCCTGCCTGTGAGACCCCGGCACAAACGGTGCGCCAGAGGAAGGGGATGGCTCAAGATGCCAACTTCCACCCAGTGCCTGCAAAGCCAGGAGGAAATGTGTTCAACAAGAAGGTGGgacctggctctgctcctccccacaGGAAGGCAGCCCAGCAGACACGGCCACCCGCCAAAGACAAGGGGGCTCCAGCGGTTCTTGCCAAAGACGCGGCTGTTGCAGCCCCCCTGTTCTCTGTGGGAGGCCCCCAAAGGGCAGAGCACCCAGTTCTGCCCCGGAGGAAGCCTTTGCCACACGTCAGGGCCCTGGGAGTGAAGCCAGCCAAGCCCCAGCGCCCTCCTGTTGTGGATTTGGCAAAGTTCAGAGCAGCTGTACATCCTGGGACATCTGTCCGTCCTGCCACAGAACCACCAAGGAGTGCTCAGCTGG GTGACCTGAAGCCAGGCTGTGTTGCATCAGTGCCCACACAGTTCCCACTGCAGGATGCTCCGAGTGGCACGGG ggatggagatgaGATATACGACGACGTCGAGCCTGTTGGGTTGGCCAGAAGCCCAGGCCTTCTGCTATCTTCTGTGTCCCAGCTGCCAGTGCATCCCCGCCCCAGAGGAG GTGGAGATGCTGGCCGAGCCTCGAACAGGGTTACCTTGctggcagctgcacagag AGAATCCCAGGTCTCCCAGAAGATGAAGACCAGGACACTCAAGGAATgcaagaaggaagagaagatggACAGGGagtttcagaagaaattcaag tttgaagGCAGCATCAACGTCCTGACTCAGATGATGGTCGACCCTGCAGCAACAGAgaggaggggtggagggaagaaCCTGCCACTGAGACGGGGAGAAATCCTTGATGTCATTCAGTTTACAAATCAGGAGCAAATCCTCTGCCGGAACAGCCAGAGGAGGT ATGGCTACGTGCCCCGGGCTGTGATGCTGCCTCT GGACACTGACATCTATGATGACGTTGAGATTTATG GCTGA
- the PRAM1 gene encoding PML-RARA-regulated adapter molecule 1 isoform X2, with protein MTHVEERDTVVRHLRAKFQENRKEPPKVGGWPESRPAGSHGPEPGQMPAMASKGDPPPEPPWSRRVGCSRASPSHSTGDLKPGCVASVPTQFPLQDAPSGTGDGDEIYDDVEPVGLARSPGLLLSSVSQLPVHPRPRGGGDAGRASNRVTLLAAAQRESQVSQKMKTRTLKECKKEEKMDREFQKKFKFEGSINVLTQMMVDPAATERRGGGKNLPLRRGEILDVIQFTNQEQILCRNSQRRYGYVPRAVMLPLDTDIYDDVEIYG; from the exons ATG ACGCATGTGGAGGAGAGAGACACTGTGGTGAGGCACCTTCGGGCAAAGTTCCAAGAGAACAGGAAAGAACCTCCCAAAGTGGGTGGCTGGCCAGAGAGTCGCCCTGCAGGCTCCCATGGACCAGAACCAGGACAGATGCCTGCCATGGCCTCCAAGGGTGATCCTCCTCCAGAGCccccctggagcaggagggtgggctgcagcagggcctcTCCATCTCACAGTACAG GTGACCTGAAGCCAGGCTGTGTTGCATCAGTGCCCACACAGTTCCCACTGCAGGATGCTCCGAGTGGCACGGG ggatggagatgaGATATACGACGACGTCGAGCCTGTTGGGTTGGCCAGAAGCCCAGGCCTTCTGCTATCTTCTGTGTCCCAGCTGCCAGTGCATCCCCGCCCCAGAGGAG GTGGAGATGCTGGCCGAGCCTCGAACAGGGTTACCTTGctggcagctgcacagag AGAATCCCAGGTCTCCCAGAAGATGAAGACCAGGACACTCAAGGAATgcaagaaggaagagaagatggACAGGGagtttcagaagaaattcaag tttgaagGCAGCATCAACGTCCTGACTCAGATGATGGTCGACCCTGCAGCAACAGAgaggaggggtggagggaagaaCCTGCCACTGAGACGGGGAGAAATCCTTGATGTCATTCAGTTTACAAATCAGGAGCAAATCCTCTGCCGGAACAGCCAGAGGAGGT ATGGCTACGTGCCCCGGGCTGTGATGCTGCCTCT GGACACTGACATCTATGATGACGTTGAGATTTATG GCTGA